The genomic window CTTGCCCCTGCTGGTTCCACAGTACTCCTCTCCTAAGTACACTTCCATATTTCTTGCTGAACTTAAAATGCCCACAGAAACGATTTCTTCGCCTCCGTTAGGGTCACATCGCAGGTATAGGAAGCAGGGCTTTTCACccgggctgctggggctgctcttCAAAACCACCAGATCTGGGCTGAAAAGAAAACCGTCCAACATATTAATCGGTGTACTTGTCCAAAT from Ailuropoda melanoleuca isolate Jingjing unplaced genomic scaffold, ASM200744v2 unplaced-scaffold12045, whole genome shotgun sequence includes these protein-coding regions:
- the LOC117797751 gene encoding ATPase PAAT-like isoform X1; this encodes MLDGFLFSPDLVVLKSSPSSPGEKPCFLYLRCDPNGGEEIVSVGILSSARNMEVYLGEEYCGTSRGKNVCSDPENSENEKIILYKKYLKLEPSTHACKIKVKTTSSFCPKIHTKNTEVSSKDTT